In Callospermophilus lateralis isolate mCalLat2 chromosome 4, mCalLat2.hap1, whole genome shotgun sequence, one genomic interval encodes:
- the LOC143398314 gene encoding cytochrome P450 2D17-like, producing the protein MEDPGWCAWQVYLEWPGEPGVPEELVDSKAAMGLLTGDALWALSVAVAVFLLLVDLMHRRQRWAARYPPGPLPLPGLGNLLQIDFQNMPSSFQKMRFRFGDVFSLQLAWKPVIVLSGLAAVREVLVSHSDDTSDRPWMSIYEHLGFGPRSQGVILAGYGPAWREQRRFSVSTMRNFGLGKKSLERWVTEEASCLCTAFANKTGCPFSPMSLLKRSVCNVISSLIYARRFEYDDQRLAKMLDLLEDMMKEEYGLLPMVLNVVPVLLRIPGLPGRVFPAQKAFMAMVDELLEENRMTWDPAQPPRNLTDAFLVEVEKAKGNPESSFNDENLRMVVLDLFTAGMVTTSTTLAWALLLMILHPDVQRRVQQEIDEVIGQVRQPEMGDQARMPFTMAVIHEVQRFADLVPLGLPHLTIRDIELQGFFIPKGTMLITNLSSVLKDETVWEKPLRFHPGHFLDAQGHFVKREAFMPFSAGRRACLGEPLARMELFLFFTCLLQRFSFSVPPGQARPSDYGVFGSIVTPSPYELCAEPR; encoded by the exons ATGGAGGACCCAGGCTGGTGTGCATGGCAAGT GTACCTGGAGTGGCCAGGAGAGCCAGGTGTGCCAGAGGAGCTCGTGGACAGCAAGGCAGCCATGGGGCTGCTCACTGGGGACGCACTGTGGGCCCTGAGTGTGGCCGTGGCCGTCTTCCTGCTCCTGGTGGACCTGATGCACCGGCGCCAACGCTGGGCTGCACGCTACCCGCCAGGGCCCCTGCCACTGCCTGGGCTGGGCAACCTGCTGCAGATTGACTTCCAGAACATGCCCAGCTCCTTCCAAAAG ATGCGGTTCCGCTTTGGTGACGTGTTCAGCCTACAGCTGGCCTGGAAGCCTGTCATTGTGCTCAGTGGGCTAGCCGCTGTGCGGGAGGTGCTGGTGAGCCACAGCGATGACACTTCCGACCGCCCGTGGATGTCCATCTATGAGCACCTGGGCTTCGGACCTCGGTCTCAAG GGGTGATCCTGGCAGGCTATGGACCTGCCTGGCGCGAGCAGCGGCGCTTCTCTGTGTCTACCATGCGCAACTTTGGCCTGGGCAAGAAATCCCTAGAGCGGTGGGTGACCGAGGAGGCCAGCTGCCTCTGTACAGCCTTTGCCAACAAGACTG GATGCCCCTTTAGCCCCATGTCTCTGCTGAAGAGATCAGTGTGTAATGTGATCTCCTCCCTCATCTACGCCCGCCGCTTCGAGTATGATGACCAGCGCTTGGCCAAGATGCTGGACCTTCTGGAGGACATGATGAAGGAAGAGTATGGCTTGTTGCCCATG GTGCTGAATGTGGTCCCAGTGCTCCTGCGCATCCCAGGGCTGCCTGGCAGGGTCTTCCCTGCACAGAAGGCCTTCATGGCCATGGTGGATGAGCTGTTGGAGGAGAACAGGATGACCTGGGACCCAGCCCAGCCACCCCGAAACCTGACTGATGCCTTCCTGGTGGAGGTGGAGAAG GCCAAGGGGAACCCTGAGAGCAGCTTCAATGACGAGAACCTGCGCATGGTGGTGCTTGACCTATTCACCGCAGGGATGGTGACCACCTCTACCACGCTGGCCTGGGCCCTCCTGCTCATGATCCTGCACCCGGACGTGCAGC GCCGCGTCCAACAGGAGATTGATGAAGTGATAGGGCAGGTGCGGCAGCCAGAGATGGGGGACCAGGCCCGTATGCCCTTCACCATGGCTGTGATCCACGAGGTGCAGCGTTTTGCAGACCTTGTCCCTCTAGGTCTACCCCACTTGACAATCCGTGACATTGAGTTGCAGGGCTTCTTCATCCCCAAG GGAACGATGCTCATCACCAACCTGTCATCTGTGCTGAAGGATGAGACTGTCTGGGAGAAGCCCCTCCGCTTTCACCCTGGACACTTCCTGGATGCCCAGGGCCACTTTGTGAAGCGGGAGGCCTTCATGCCTTTCTCAGCAG GCCGCCGCGCATGCCTCGGGGAGCCCCTGGCGCGCATGGAGCTCTTCCTCTTCTTCACCTGCCTCCTGCAGCGCTTTAGCTTCTCAGTGCCCCCTGGACAAGCCCGGCCCAGCGACTATGGCGTGTTTGGTAGCATAGTGACCCCATCCCCATACGAACTGTGTGCTGAGCCCCGCTAG